In a single window of the Streptomyces sp. CGMCC 4.7035 genome:
- the kdpA gene encoding potassium-transporting ATPase subunit KdpA: MGPVLAGVLQLLALTGALALAYVPLGTYMAKVYSSDKHWRVEKWIYKGIGANPNVEMRWPAYLRGVLAFSAVSVLFLYLLQRIQGSLPGSLGFSAIDADQAFNTAVSFVTNTNWQSYYGEQAMGHVVQTAGLAVQNFVSAAVGIAVAVALVRGFARSRTGELGNFWSDLVRGTIRILVPGAAIAAIVLVACGAIQNFSGIHEVGQFMGGSQQWNGGAVASQEAIKELGTNGGGYFNANSAHPFENPTPFSNLFEIFLILVIPFALTRTFGIMVGSVKQGYAILATMATIWIGFTALMMWTEFAHHGPALQIAGGAMEGKETRFGVGGSSIFAVATTLTSTGAVDSFHSSFTGLGGGITMLGMMLGEIAPGGTGSGLYGMLIMAVIAVFIAGLMVGRTPEYLGKKIGTREIKLAACYILITPALVLVFTAAAMALPTPAHSMTNSGAHGFSEILYAYTSAANNNGSAFAGLNADTQWFNSTLGLAMLFGRFLPMVFVLALAGSLAEQQPVPVTAGTLRTEKPLFTSLLVGAILIITGLTYFPALALGPLAEGLAS, translated from the coding sequence ATGGGTCCGGTTCTTGCCGGCGTGCTCCAACTGCTCGCCCTGACAGGCGCGCTCGCGCTCGCCTACGTTCCCCTCGGCACCTACATGGCCAAGGTCTACTCCTCCGACAAGCACTGGCGCGTCGAGAAGTGGATCTACAAGGGCATCGGCGCCAACCCGAACGTCGAGATGCGCTGGCCTGCCTACCTGCGCGGTGTCCTCGCGTTCTCCGCGGTCAGTGTCCTCTTCCTCTACCTGCTGCAGCGGATCCAGGGCTCCCTGCCCGGTTCGCTCGGCTTCTCGGCGATCGACGCGGACCAGGCGTTCAACACCGCCGTGTCCTTCGTGACCAACACCAACTGGCAGTCGTACTACGGCGAGCAGGCCATGGGCCACGTCGTGCAGACCGCCGGTCTGGCCGTGCAGAACTTCGTCTCCGCGGCCGTCGGTATCGCGGTGGCGGTGGCCCTGGTGCGCGGCTTCGCGCGCTCCCGCACCGGCGAACTCGGCAACTTCTGGTCCGACCTGGTGCGCGGCACCATCCGCATCCTGGTGCCGGGCGCCGCGATCGCCGCGATCGTCCTGGTCGCCTGCGGCGCGATCCAGAACTTCTCCGGCATCCACGAAGTCGGTCAGTTCATGGGAGGTTCGCAGCAGTGGAACGGCGGCGCGGTCGCCTCGCAGGAGGCCATCAAGGAGCTGGGCACCAACGGCGGCGGCTACTTCAACGCCAACTCCGCCCATCCCTTCGAGAACCCGACGCCCTTCTCCAACCTCTTCGAGATCTTCCTGATCCTGGTGATCCCGTTCGCCCTGACCCGCACCTTCGGCATCATGGTCGGCTCGGTCAAGCAGGGCTACGCGATCCTCGCCACCATGGCCACCATCTGGATCGGTTTCACCGCCCTGATGATGTGGACCGAGTTCGCCCACCACGGCCCGGCGCTGCAGATCGCGGGCGGGGCGATGGAGGGCAAGGAGACCCGCTTCGGCGTCGGCGGCTCGTCGATCTTCGCGGTGGCGACCACGCTCACCTCGACCGGTGCGGTGGACTCCTTCCACTCCTCCTTCACCGGTCTGGGCGGTGGCATCACCATGCTCGGCATGATGCTGGGTGAGATCGCGCCCGGTGGTACGGGCTCAGGCCTCTACGGCATGCTGATCATGGCCGTGATCGCGGTGTTCATCGCCGGTCTGATGGTCGGCCGTACGCCCGAGTACCTGGGCAAGAAGATCGGTACCCGCGAGATCAAGCTGGCGGCCTGCTACATCCTCATCACCCCGGCCCTGGTCCTGGTCTTCACCGCGGCCGCGATGGCGCTGCCGACGCCGGCGCACTCGATGACCAACTCCGGCGCGCACGGCTTCTCCGAGATCCTCTACGCCTACACGTCCGCCGCGAACAACAACGGCTCTGCCTTCGCCGGTCTGAACGCCGACACCCAGTGGTTCAACAGCACCCTGGGCCTGGCCATGCTGTTCGGCCGCTTCCTGCCCATGGTGTTCGTACTGGCGCTGGCCGGCTCGCTCGCCGAGCAGCAGCCGGTGCCGGTCACCGCGGGCACCCTGCGCACCGAGAAGCCGCTGTTCACGAGCCTCCTCGTGGGCGCGATCCTGATCATCACCGGTCTGACCTATTTCCCGGCACTCGCGCTGGGTCCGCTGGCGGAGGGGCTGGCGTCATGA
- the kdpF gene encoding K(+)-transporting ATPase subunit F has product MTAENIVGLVVAVALLGYLVLALIFPERF; this is encoded by the coding sequence GTGACCGCCGAAAACATAGTCGGCCTGGTCGTGGCCGTCGCCCTGCTGGGCTATCTCGTCCTCGCCCTGATCTTCCCGGAGAGGTTCTGA
- the pip gene encoding prolyl aminopeptidase, whose protein sequence is MDLYPETVPYDHGMLDVGDGNHIYWEVCGNPHGKPAVMLHGGPGSGCGAGFRRYCDPAAYRIVLLDQRGCGRSTPHASAYDTDMSVNTTAHLIADLELLRRHLGIERWLVWGVSWGSVLGLRYAQTHPESVSELVLTAVATGSNPEVALLTRGLGQFFPEAFERFLAVLPEDERDGNLAAAYNRLIESPDPEVRARAARAWTDWETATIPAPPRSVERYEDPGFRMGFARTVTHYWGNDHFLGDGNDEGVVLRDAPLLKGIPGTLVQGSLDFGNLLGTVWRLHHSWPGSELITVDDVGHTMGASGVVSALIAATDAYAHR, encoded by the coding sequence ATGGACCTCTATCCGGAGACAGTGCCGTACGACCACGGCATGCTCGATGTCGGTGACGGCAACCACATCTACTGGGAGGTTTGCGGGAACCCGCACGGCAAGCCCGCGGTCATGCTGCACGGCGGGCCCGGTTCCGGCTGCGGCGCCGGATTCCGGCGGTACTGCGACCCGGCGGCCTACCGCATCGTGCTGCTCGACCAGCGCGGCTGCGGACGCTCCACCCCGCACGCGAGCGCGTACGACACCGACATGAGCGTCAACACGACGGCCCACCTCATCGCCGATCTGGAGCTGCTGCGGCGGCACCTGGGGATCGAGCGGTGGCTGGTGTGGGGGGTGTCATGGGGGTCCGTGCTCGGGTTGCGGTACGCGCAGACGCACCCGGAGTCCGTGTCCGAGCTGGTGCTCACGGCGGTCGCGACCGGGTCGAACCCCGAGGTGGCCCTCCTGACCAGGGGACTTGGCCAGTTCTTCCCCGAGGCCTTCGAGCGGTTCCTGGCCGTGCTGCCCGAGGACGAGCGCGACGGAAACCTCGCGGCCGCGTACAACCGGCTGATCGAGTCGCCCGATCCGGAGGTGCGGGCGCGCGCGGCGCGGGCCTGGACCGACTGGGAGACGGCGACGATTCCGGCGCCGCCGCGGTCGGTCGAGCGCTACGAGGACCCCGGGTTCCGCATGGGTTTCGCCCGGACCGTCACCCACTACTGGGGCAACGACCACTTCCTCGGCGACGGCAATGACGAGGGCGTCGTCCTGCGGGACGCTCCCCTCCTCAAGGGCATCCCGGGCACCCTCGTCCAGGGCAGCCTCGACTTCGGCAATCTGCTGGGCACCGTGTGGCGCCTCCATCACTCCTGGCCCGGCAGTGAGTTGATCACGGTGGACGACGTCGGGCACACGATGGGGGCGTCCGGCGTGGTGTCCGCGCTGATCGCGGCGACGGACGCGTACGCGCACCGCTGA
- a CDS encoding APC family permease, protein MATTEHPPASRLRTWMLEGLSDMGKGAPQGPHAEPETPHKGQRWWRVMCLTGVDYFSTLGYQPGIAALAAGLLSPIATVVLVIVTLAGALPVYRRVAEESPHGEGSIAMLERLLSFWKGKLFVLTLLGFAATDFLITITLSAADASTHLVENPHLTSMLHGRQMLITLLLVALLGAVFLKGFLEAIGVAVALVVVYLGLNVVVVAVGLWHVVTAGHVVTDWTSALTAEHGNVFAMVGVSLLVFPKLALGLSGFETGVAVMPHVEGDPGDTEEKPTGRIRDTKKLLTAAALIMSVFLIATSFITTVLIPAKEFESGGQANGRALAYLAHDYLGNTFGTVYDISTIAILWFAGASAMAGLLNLMPRYLPRYGMAPHWARAVRPMVIVFTLVAFLVTWIFDADVDAQGGAYATGVLVLMSSAAIAVTIAARKARQRNWTIAFAIVSAVLLYVTVVNVIERPDGVKIGACFIAGIILVSLLSRLARAFELRVTSVTMDDMAERFVRDIASRKIRLIANEPDRRDIAEYRAKIEQIRHDNDITPQDDFVFVEVTVGDPSEFEAGLHVRGEVLHGRYRVLTLESSSIPNALAAMLLHIRDTTGCTPHIYFEWTEGNPFTNFLRFFLFGQGEVAPVTREVLREAEPDRKRRPRVHVG, encoded by the coding sequence ATGGCCACCACCGAACACCCACCTGCGAGCCGCTTGCGGACGTGGATGCTGGAGGGGCTGTCCGACATGGGCAAGGGCGCCCCGCAGGGCCCGCACGCCGAGCCCGAAACCCCGCACAAGGGCCAGCGCTGGTGGCGGGTGATGTGCCTGACCGGCGTCGACTACTTCTCGACCCTCGGCTACCAGCCCGGCATCGCCGCCCTCGCCGCCGGCCTGCTCTCCCCCATCGCCACCGTCGTCCTCGTCATCGTCACCCTGGCCGGCGCCCTGCCCGTCTACCGGCGCGTGGCGGAGGAGAGCCCGCACGGTGAAGGCTCCATCGCCATGCTGGAGCGGCTGCTGTCCTTCTGGAAGGGCAAGCTCTTCGTCCTCACCCTGCTGGGCTTCGCCGCCACCGACTTCCTGATCACCATCACCCTCTCGGCCGCCGACGCCTCCACCCACCTGGTTGAGAACCCCCATCTCACGAGCATGCTCCACGGCCGGCAGATGCTGATCACCCTGCTCCTGGTCGCACTGCTGGGCGCGGTCTTCCTCAAGGGCTTCCTGGAGGCCATCGGCGTCGCGGTCGCTCTGGTGGTGGTCTACCTCGGACTCAACGTGGTCGTGGTGGCCGTCGGCCTGTGGCACGTGGTCACCGCCGGGCACGTGGTCACCGACTGGACCAGTGCCCTGACCGCCGAGCACGGCAACGTCTTCGCCATGGTCGGCGTATCCCTGCTGGTGTTCCCGAAGCTGGCGCTCGGTCTGTCCGGCTTCGAGACCGGCGTCGCGGTCATGCCCCACGTCGAGGGCGACCCCGGCGATACAGAGGAGAAGCCGACCGGCCGTATCCGGGACACCAAGAAGCTGCTCACGGCCGCGGCGCTGATCATGAGCGTCTTCCTGATCGCCACCAGCTTCATCACAACGGTGCTCATTCCGGCGAAGGAGTTCGAGTCGGGCGGCCAGGCCAACGGCCGCGCTCTCGCCTACCTCGCGCACGACTACCTCGGCAACACCTTCGGCACCGTCTACGACATCTCGACGATCGCGATCCTGTGGTTCGCGGGCGCCTCCGCGATGGCGGGACTGCTCAACCTCATGCCCCGCTACCTGCCCCGCTACGGCATGGCCCCGCACTGGGCCCGCGCGGTGCGCCCCATGGTCATCGTCTTCACCCTGGTCGCCTTCCTCGTCACCTGGATCTTCGACGCGGACGTGGACGCCCAGGGCGGCGCCTACGCCACCGGCGTGCTGGTGCTGATGTCCTCGGCGGCGATCGCGGTGACCATCGCCGCCCGCAAGGCCCGCCAGCGGAACTGGACGATCGCCTTCGCGATCGTCTCGGCGGTCCTCCTGTACGTCACCGTCGTCAACGTCATCGAACGCCCGGACGGCGTGAAAATCGGTGCCTGCTTTATCGCCGGCATCATTCTCGTCTCGCTCCTGTCGCGGCTCGCCCGCGCCTTCGAGCTGCGGGTGACCAGCGTGACCATGGACGACATGGCGGAACGATTCGTTCGCGACATCGCCAGCCGGAAGATACGGCTCATCGCCAACGAGCCCGACCGGCGCGACATCGCCGAATACCGCGCCAAGATCGAACAGATCCGGCACGACAACGACATCACACCCCAGGACGACTTCGTCTTCGTGGAGGTGACGGTCGGCGACCCCTCGGAGTTCGAGGCGGGGCTGCACGTCCGCGGCGAGGTACTGCACGGCCGCTACCGCGTGCTGACCCTGGAGTCGTCCTCCATCCCCAACGCCCTGGCCGCCATGCTGCTGCACATCCGCGATACGACCGGATGCACCCCGCACATCTACTTCGAGTGGACCGAGGGCAACCCCTTCACCAACTTCCTCCGCTTCTTCCTCTTCGGCCAGGGCGAGGTGGCACCGGTGACCCGGGAAGTGCTGCGCGAGGCGGAACCGGACCGCAAACGCCGCCCACGCGTCCACGTCGGCTGA
- a CDS encoding LLM class flavin-dependent oxidoreductase, with protein sequence MSSLIAPTRFSVLDRSRTREGHDGPEALRDTVRLAREVEELGYHRFWVSEHHGVPGVAGSAPTVLAAAVAAATRDIRVGTGGVMLPNHRPLVVAEQFGVLESLFPGRIDMGLGRSVGFTDGVRKALGRDKDDADDFAGQITELLGWFHGDSPTGVHARPAEGLTVPPFVLAMGEGAAIAARAGLPMVIGDLRNREKMLRGIERYRETFRPSAWAREPYVVVSGTVAVADTPDNARRILLPEAWSMAYARTHGTFPPLPPAERVESLPMSAKERGFYEAGLVGHIAGTEEQVADELENLIKETGAQEVLVTTSTYDRTALVDSYRRLARIAGLGAVQVP encoded by the coding sequence GTGAGCTCACTGATCGCACCGACCCGGTTCTCCGTACTCGACCGCTCGCGCACCCGCGAGGGGCACGACGGGCCCGAGGCCCTGCGGGACACCGTTCGGCTGGCGCGGGAGGTCGAAGAACTCGGATACCACCGGTTCTGGGTCTCGGAGCACCATGGCGTGCCCGGTGTCGCCGGTTCCGCGCCGACCGTGCTGGCCGCGGCCGTCGCGGCGGCCACGCGCGACATCCGGGTGGGGACGGGCGGCGTGATGCTGCCCAATCACCGACCGCTCGTCGTGGCCGAGCAGTTCGGGGTACTGGAGTCACTCTTCCCTGGTCGGATCGACATGGGGCTGGGCCGTTCGGTCGGCTTCACCGACGGGGTACGCAAGGCACTCGGCCGGGACAAGGACGACGCCGACGACTTCGCCGGGCAGATCACCGAGCTCCTGGGATGGTTTCACGGCGACTCCCCCACCGGTGTCCACGCGCGCCCCGCCGAGGGCCTGACCGTGCCGCCCTTCGTTCTGGCCATGGGCGAGGGCGCCGCGATCGCCGCGCGCGCCGGGCTGCCCATGGTCATCGGGGACCTCCGCAACCGGGAGAAGATGCTGCGCGGTATCGAGCGCTACCGGGAGACGTTCCGGCCCTCGGCATGGGCGCGCGAGCCGTACGTGGTCGTCTCCGGCACCGTCGCGGTCGCGGACACTCCGGACAACGCCCGCCGCATCCTGCTCCCCGAGGCCTGGTCGATGGCGTATGCGCGGACCCACGGCACCTTCCCGCCCCTGCCGCCCGCCGAGCGCGTCGAGTCCCTTCCGATGAGTGCCAAGGAGCGTGGCTTCTACGAGGCCGGACTCGTCGGCCATATCGCGGGCACCGAGGAGCAGGTCGCCGACGAGCTGGAGAACCTGATCAAGGAGACCGGGGCGCAGGAGGTGCTCGTCACCACCAGTACGTACGACCGTACGGCGCTGGTGGACTCGTACCGGAGGCTGGCCCGGATCGCTGGACTGGGTGCGGTCCAGGTTCCGTAA
- a CDS encoding nuclear transport factor 2 family protein, with amino-acid sequence MTHAPRPPFPPFTRETATEKVRLAEDGWNSRDPEKVALAHTVDSRWRNRAEFADGRDEIVAFLTRKWHRELDYRLIKELWAFDGNRIAVRFAYESHDDSGNWFRSYGNENWEFDDDGLMRRRYACINDLPIKESERLFHWPLGRRPDDHPGLSELGL; translated from the coding sequence ATGACGCACGCACCACGCCCCCCGTTCCCGCCGTTCACCCGGGAAACCGCCACCGAGAAGGTACGGCTGGCGGAGGACGGCTGGAACTCACGTGACCCGGAAAAGGTGGCGCTCGCCCACACGGTGGACTCCCGCTGGCGCAACCGGGCGGAGTTCGCCGACGGCCGCGACGAGATCGTCGCCTTCCTCACCCGCAAATGGCACCGGGAACTCGACTACCGGCTCATCAAGGAGCTGTGGGCCTTCGACGGCAACCGCATCGCCGTGCGTTTCGCCTACGAGTCGCACGACGACTCGGGCAACTGGTTCCGCTCCTACGGCAACGAGAACTGGGAGTTCGACGACGACGGCCTGATGCGCCGACGCTACGCCTGTATCAACGACCTCCCCATCAAGGAGTCGGAGCGCCTGTTCCACTGGCCGCTGGGGCGCCGGCCCGACGACCACCCGGGCCTGAGCGAGCTGGGCCTCTGA
- a CDS encoding metallophosphoesterase family protein, which produces MSESSRDTAEGAGWGPAERGTYRALMPHQVEKLSWLDPRTLWAARNGVLASWFGDPTGRTRGRWVEQREAAGAPVDKVIRRDDPDRFSFMVIGDTGEGDDPQYAVVPGFLKASQDTRFAVIASDVIYPVGAVADYGTKFFRPYQGYQAPIYAIPGNHDWYEDLHGFMRVFCDAAPLAPAPAPRPLTAAWLRSLLWRTPRTPDEERLAEARTLRSAPAQQALQPGPYWAVDAGPVRVIGIDTGLLGTIDAEQGRWLREVSRGPRPKILITGSPLYVDGEHHPCPIDGGGTVDDIVRDPDHHYVAAIGGDIHNYQRYPVEVDGRTIQYVVSGGGGAFMHATHTIPRVSLTNVTEKDFRCYPLRGDSLAFYSRLYGRRLRLRRFFTLTEAEATAVIAERLGIPPTRAPGTPARVTLRTRLVASLLGAGGRPERTSRFRLPVRKIYTQLFSPSSATYSPPFFKSFLRLDVTPEAVRLRCFAATGNLRQEVDPPVEDEVTIPLT; this is translated from the coding sequence ATGTCCGAATCTTCACGCGATACGGCCGAGGGCGCAGGCTGGGGCCCGGCGGAACGCGGCACCTATCGCGCATTGATGCCACACCAGGTCGAAAAGCTCTCCTGGCTGGACCCGAGGACCCTGTGGGCGGCGCGCAACGGTGTGCTGGCCTCCTGGTTCGGGGATCCCACCGGACGGACCCGCGGCCGCTGGGTGGAGCAACGGGAAGCCGCGGGCGCGCCCGTCGACAAGGTGATCCGGCGGGACGATCCGGACCGCTTCTCGTTCATGGTCATCGGGGACACCGGCGAGGGGGACGACCCTCAATACGCCGTGGTCCCCGGCTTCCTGAAGGCAAGCCAGGACACCCGCTTCGCCGTCATAGCCAGCGACGTGATCTATCCGGTCGGCGCCGTCGCGGACTACGGAACCAAGTTCTTCCGCCCGTACCAGGGCTACCAGGCCCCCATCTACGCCATACCGGGCAACCACGACTGGTACGAGGACCTGCACGGGTTCATGCGCGTCTTCTGCGACGCCGCGCCGCTCGCCCCGGCCCCCGCGCCCCGCCCGCTGACGGCCGCCTGGCTGCGGTCCCTGCTGTGGCGCACACCGCGTACGCCGGACGAGGAACGCCTGGCCGAGGCGCGGACGTTGCGTTCCGCCCCCGCACAGCAGGCCCTCCAGCCCGGCCCGTACTGGGCGGTCGACGCCGGACCCGTGCGCGTCATCGGGATCGACACCGGCCTTCTGGGCACCATCGACGCCGAACAGGGCCGCTGGCTGCGGGAGGTCTCCCGAGGCCCCCGCCCCAAGATCCTCATCACCGGCTCCCCCCTGTACGTGGACGGCGAACACCACCCCTGCCCCATCGACGGCGGCGGTACGGTCGACGACATCGTCCGCGACCCGGACCACCACTACGTCGCGGCGATAGGCGGCGACATCCACAACTACCAGCGGTATCCGGTGGAGGTGGACGGCCGCACGATCCAGTACGTGGTCTCCGGCGGCGGCGGTGCGTTCATGCACGCCACGCACACCATCCCGCGGGTGTCCCTGACGAACGTCACCGAGAAGGACTTCCGCTGCTACCCGCTGCGCGGCGACTCGCTGGCCTTCTACAGCAGGCTCTACGGACGCCGACTGCGCCTGCGGCGCTTCTTCACTCTCACCGAGGCCGAGGCGACCGCCGTCATCGCCGAGCGCCTCGGCATTCCCCCGACCCGCGCCCCGGGCACACCGGCGCGGGTCACCCTGCGCACCCGGCTCGTCGCCAGTCTGCTGGGCGCCGGGGGGCGTCCCGAACGGACCTCGCGCTTTCGCCTGCCCGTACGCAAGATCTACACCCAGCTCTTCTCGCCGAGTTCGGCCACCTACAGTCCGCCCTTCTTCAAGAGCTTCCTGCGCCTGGACGTCACCCCGGAGGCGGTCCGGCTGCGCTGCTTCGCGGCGACCGGCAATCTGCGGCAGGAAGTCGACCCGCCGGTGGAGGACGAGGTGACCATCCCGCTGACGTGA
- a CDS encoding lysophospholipid acyltransferase family protein, with translation MSAWLPGAPCSPRSCVDATASAAAVPRALLRLAAVLALVVFAIVFSPVVARVSVARRDRITRRWCRTVVRAAGVRVRITGAARPYGGLLMVANHISWLDIPLLAAVRPGRMLAKIEVRQWPVAGALTARSGALFIERDRLRALPDTVARIADGLRAGSAVVVFPEGSTWCGRAQGRFRRAVFQAALDAGVPVQPVRLHYRLDGGRASTAPAFVGDDSLLASLWRVVSARGLVAEVRVIPALAPGTETDRRGLALSAQRAMGLPDGAHGDVPTPV, from the coding sequence GTGAGCGCCTGGCTGCCCGGCGCACCGTGCTCGCCCCGGTCCTGCGTGGACGCCACGGCGTCGGCGGCCGCCGTGCCGCGCGCCCTGCTCCGGCTCGCGGCGGTCCTGGCCCTGGTCGTCTTCGCGATCGTGTTCTCCCCGGTGGTCGCCCGGGTTTCCGTCGCACGGCGCGACCGGATCACCAGGAGGTGGTGCCGGACGGTCGTGCGTGCCGCGGGCGTCCGCGTACGGATCACCGGTGCCGCGCGGCCGTACGGCGGACTGCTGATGGTGGCCAACCACATCTCGTGGCTGGACATCCCGTTGCTCGCCGCCGTCCGTCCCGGCCGCATGCTCGCGAAGATCGAGGTGCGGCAGTGGCCCGTGGCCGGCGCGCTGACCGCGCGCAGCGGGGCGCTCTTCATCGAGCGCGACCGGCTGCGCGCCCTGCCCGATACGGTCGCCCGCATCGCGGACGGCCTGCGGGCGGGGTCGGCGGTCGTGGTCTTCCCCGAAGGGAGCACCTGGTGCGGCCGGGCGCAGGGCCGCTTCCGGCGGGCCGTGTTCCAGGCGGCGCTGGACGCGGGCGTGCCCGTACAGCCGGTACGTCTCCACTACCGGCTCGACGGGGGCCGGGCCAGTACCGCGCCCGCGTTCGTGGGAGACGACTCGCTGCTCGCGTCACTGTGGCGGGTCGTGTCGGCGCGCGGGCTCGTCGCGGAGGTGCGCGTGATACCGGCGCTCGCACCGGGCACCGAGACCGACCGCCGCGGCCTCGCCCTCTCCGCCCAGCGGGCCATGGGACTCCCGGACGGCGCGCACGGGGACGTGCCCACGCCCGTTTGA
- a CDS encoding GNAT family N-acetyltransferase, translating to MPASPAALAAPPGGSGYLVSLARDQDDVRAAQRLRHQVFAGEMGARLDGPEPGLDMDAFDAYCDHLLIRDTGTGQVVGTYRLLPPERAAIAGRLYSEGEFDLGPLDGIRSGLVEVGRSCVHPDHRDGAVIGLIWAGIARYMVDRGHEWLAGCCSLPLADGGSLAAGAWERVRTKHLAPEEYRVRPLLPWRPQTSAPAGPTELPPLLRGYLRLGAWVCGEPAHDPDFGVADLYVLLSMRRVNARYLRHFLSLVPA from the coding sequence ATGCCCGCCTCGCCCGCCGCACTCGCCGCCCCGCCCGGCGGATCCGGTTATCTGGTCTCGCTCGCCCGCGACCAGGACGACGTCCGGGCCGCGCAGCGCCTGCGACACCAGGTGTTCGCCGGCGAGATGGGCGCCCGGCTCGACGGCCCCGAGCCGGGCCTGGACATGGACGCCTTCGACGCGTACTGCGATCACCTGCTCATACGCGACACCGGCACCGGCCAGGTCGTCGGCACCTACCGGCTGCTGCCGCCCGAGCGGGCCGCGATCGCCGGGCGGCTGTACTCGGAGGGTGAGTTCGACCTCGGCCCGCTCGACGGGATCCGCTCCGGGCTCGTCGAGGTCGGTCGCTCCTGTGTCCACCCCGACCACCGCGACGGCGCGGTCATCGGACTCATCTGGGCCGGAATAGCCCGCTACATGGTGGACCGCGGCCACGAGTGGCTCGCCGGCTGCTGCTCCCTCCCGCTCGCCGACGGCGGCTCGCTCGCGGCGGGCGCCTGGGAGCGGGTGCGCACCAAGCACCTGGCGCCCGAGGAATACCGCGTACGGCCGCTGCTGCCCTGGCGCCCCCAGACCTCGGCCCCGGCAGGACCCACCGAGCTGCCCCCGCTGCTGCGGGGCTACCTCCGCCTGGGCGCCTGGGTCTGCGGGGAGCCCGCGCACGACCCGGACTTCGGGGTCGCCGACCTGTACGTCCTGCTGTCGATGCGCCGGGTCAACGCGCGCTATCTGCGGCACTTCCTCTCTCTCGTCCCGGCGTGA